A genomic region of Lysinibacillus sp. 2017 contains the following coding sequences:
- a CDS encoding cytidine deaminase, with product MNKEQLLTESKIAREKAYVPYSKFKVGAALLGANGTVYHGCNIENAGYSMTNCAERTAFFKAVSEGVREFKAIAIVADTPGPCSPCGACRQVMSEFCTPDMPVYLTNLNGDVQETTVGELLPGAFTTEDMQNAGK from the coding sequence ATGAACAAGGAACAATTATTAACAGAATCAAAAATTGCGCGTGAAAAAGCGTATGTTCCGTATTCAAAATTTAAAGTAGGGGCGGCACTTCTCGGAGCAAATGGAACAGTTTATCATGGCTGTAACATTGAAAACGCTGGATATAGTATGACGAACTGTGCGGAGCGTACAGCATTCTTTAAAGCGGTTTCTGAAGGTGTTCGTGAATTTAAAGCCATTGCAATTGTAGCTGACACACCAGGACCATGTTCACCATGTGGGGCTTGTCGACAAGTAATGAGTGAATTTTGTACACCAGATATGCCAGTTTATTTAACAAACTTGAATGGAGACGTTCAAGAAACAACTGTGGGCGAGCTTTTACCAGGCGCTTTCACAACGGAGGATATGCAGAATGCAGGAAAATAA
- the era gene encoding GTPase Era has protein sequence MQENKGFKSGFVSIVGRPNVGKSTFLNRVIGQKIAIMSDKPQTTRNKVQGVLTQESSQTIFIDTPGIHKPKHKLGEFMLKTSRNALKEVDVIMFMVNAEQKIGKGDEFIIELLQGNKTPVFLIINKIDLIHPDELAKIIDSYKDKFDFAEIIPISALQGNNVENLLTTIEKYLPEGPQYYPADQVTDHPERFIISELIREKVLHLTREEIPHSIAVVIDRIKPHEEKENMIHVQATIMVERDSQKGIVIGKRGALLKEVGTLARKDIEMLLGSKVYLELWVKVQKDWRNKQTHLRDFGFREDEY, from the coding sequence ATGCAGGAAAATAAAGGATTCAAATCGGGCTTTGTCTCAATTGTAGGACGCCCGAATGTTGGGAAATCGACGTTTTTAAACCGTGTTATTGGTCAAAAAATTGCGATTATGTCAGACAAACCACAAACAACACGTAATAAAGTACAAGGTGTTTTAACACAAGAAAGTTCACAAACGATTTTCATTGATACACCAGGGATTCATAAACCGAAGCATAAGCTTGGTGAATTCATGTTAAAAACATCTCGTAATGCATTAAAAGAAGTGGACGTAATTATGTTCATGGTCAATGCAGAGCAAAAAATTGGTAAAGGTGATGAATTCATCATCGAATTACTGCAAGGTAACAAAACACCTGTCTTTTTAATTATTAATAAAATTGATTTAATTCATCCAGATGAACTTGCGAAAATTATTGATTCATATAAAGATAAGTTCGACTTTGCAGAAATTATTCCAATCTCAGCATTACAAGGTAATAACGTCGAAAACTTACTTACTACAATTGAAAAGTATTTACCTGAAGGACCGCAATACTACCCAGCAGACCAAGTAACAGATCACCCAGAACGTTTTATTATTTCAGAATTGATTCGTGAGAAAGTTTTACATTTAACACGTGAGGAAATTCCACATTCGATTGCTGTAGTTATTGACCGTATTAAGCCACATGAAGAAAAAGAGAATATGATTCATGTACAAGCGACAATTATGGTAGAACGTGATTCTCAAAAAGGGATTGTTATCGGTAAACGTGGGGCTCTTTTAAAAGAGGTTGGTACTTTAGCACGTAAAGATATCGAAATGCTATTAGGTTCAAAGGTTTATTTAGAACTATGGGTAAAAGTTCAAAAAGACTGGCGCAATAAGCAAACACATTTACGTGACTTCGGCTTTAGAGAAGACGAATATTAA
- a CDS encoding CapA family protein encodes MSKLNKFLLGVWVISLAVLVVVVMNVDKDHPFVKMAEGQGISEEVVESNLNADEMPVESEPELKPKQPALEPAPEPKAVPAPKPEPEPEPKPKPKPKPENMKESVRFAMIGDVLLHLRLAQYKDFTSSFQSVAPMLHNYDYLIANQESPPVGNKYALSGYPQFSSPQHIIRDIQKAGVDMVTIANNHIVDKGEGGVRTVFENLDLYNMPYVGVYKSNDDAAKPRIIELGSIKVGMLAYTYGTNGLYLPKGSSFKINYFDEAKIKADIEAIKEKVDVVAVSMHWGSEYVYEENDYQRHLTNVLNNAGVDIIFGTHPHVLQPYKKIVNEKGQETHVFYSLGNFFSTILTVPNSMIGGVASFEITKEGENVKIGKPQFDATSVLKDSDGIFRVYPLKEVEARSIKNLSWVKQIMGEDVTVN; translated from the coding sequence TTGAGTAAATTAAATAAATTTTTATTAGGGGTATGGGTCATTTCACTTGCTGTGTTAGTTGTGGTAGTGATGAATGTTGATAAGGATCACCCCTTTGTTAAAATGGCGGAAGGGCAGGGAATTAGTGAGGAAGTAGTCGAATCTAATTTGAATGCTGATGAGATGCCAGTAGAATCGGAACCTGAGTTAAAGCCTAAACAACCAGCACTAGAACCAGCACCAGAACCAAAAGCAGTACCAGCACCAAAACCAGAACCAGAACCAGAACCAAAACCAAAACCAAAACCAAAACCAGAAAATATGAAAGAATCGGTTCGGTTTGCGATGATTGGAGATGTACTTCTGCATTTGAGATTAGCGCAATATAAAGATTTTACGTCGTCATTTCAATCTGTCGCACCAATGCTTCACAACTATGACTATTTAATCGCCAATCAAGAATCTCCACCAGTAGGTAATAAATATGCACTTAGTGGGTACCCTCAGTTTTCGAGTCCTCAACATATTATTCGAGATATTCAAAAGGCTGGAGTAGATATGGTAACGATTGCGAATAACCATATTGTTGATAAAGGTGAGGGCGGCGTACGTACCGTATTTGAAAATTTGGATTTATACAATATGCCATATGTAGGCGTTTATAAATCAAATGATGATGCTGCTAAGCCACGTATTATTGAATTAGGCTCGATCAAAGTCGGGATGTTGGCTTATACGTATGGCACAAATGGGCTCTATTTGCCAAAAGGCTCTTCATTTAAAATTAATTATTTTGATGAAGCAAAAATAAAGGCAGATATCGAAGCAATAAAAGAGAAAGTTGATGTTGTTGCTGTATCAATGCATTGGGGCTCTGAATATGTGTACGAAGAAAATGATTACCAACGCCATTTAACGAATGTATTAAATAATGCAGGGGTAGATATTATTTTTGGTACGCATCCCCATGTGTTACAGCCTTATAAAAAAATAGTAAATGAAAAGGGTCAAGAAACACATGTCTTCTATTCACTGGGCAATTTTTTCTCAACCATTTTAACAGTGCCTAATTCTATGATTGGCGGCGTGGCGAGCTTTGAAATTACAAAAGAAGGCGAAAATGTAAAAATTGGAAAACCACAATTTGATGCAACATCGGTATTAAAAGACTCAGATGGTATTTTTCGTGTATATCCCCTAAAAGAGGTAGAAGCAAGATCTATCAAAAATCTTTCATGGGTGAAGCAAATAATGGGTGAAGACGTAACGGTTAATTAA
- the recO gene encoding DNA repair protein RecO: MLHKWEGIVLRARAYGESNKIVTLMTREAGKVACMARGAKKPTSRLAGVTQPFMHGSYLVQRTTGMGTLQQGEHFNSMRHIQTDIVATAYASYIAELVDRLVEEGSPEPFAFEVLIQALNAIEEGYDPEAITLFVDWKMLPYAGVQPILHACANCGAVDGEFAFSFTQGGFICHRCFHLDPYIIRLSPTQLKLIRMFYTVPIDQVGKLELKVQTKQFIKKIVTTIYEEQTGIRLKSRKFIEQLERTPLLTRDRKPDESSN; encoded by the coding sequence ATGCTACATAAATGGGAAGGCATCGTTTTAAGAGCGCGTGCGTATGGCGAATCCAATAAAATTGTGACATTAATGACACGTGAAGCGGGGAAAGTTGCTTGTATGGCACGAGGTGCGAAAAAGCCAACAAGTCGCTTAGCAGGGGTTACACAGCCTTTTATGCATGGCTCTTATTTAGTACAACGAACGACTGGGATGGGTACGCTCCAACAAGGTGAGCATTTTAATTCGATGCGACATATCCAAACTGATATTGTCGCAACTGCATATGCGAGTTATATAGCGGAATTAGTAGATCGACTCGTCGAAGAAGGATCACCAGAACCATTTGCATTCGAAGTGCTAATTCAAGCATTAAATGCAATTGAAGAAGGTTATGACCCTGAAGCAATTACGCTATTCGTTGATTGGAAAATGCTTCCGTATGCAGGGGTACAACCTATTTTACATGCTTGTGCAAATTGCGGGGCAGTAGATGGAGAATTTGCTTTTTCATTTACGCAAGGTGGTTTTATCTGTCACCGTTGTTTCCATTTAGATCCGTATATTATTCGTCTTTCTCCAACACAGTTAAAACTGATTCGCATGTTTTATACAGTACCAATCGATCAGGTTGGAAAGCTAGAATTGAAAGTGCAAACGAAGCAATTCATTAAAAAAATTGTGACGACTATCTATGAAGAACAAACGGGTATCCGATTAAAATCGAGAAAATTTATTGAACAATTAGAACGAACACCATTATTAACGCGGGATAGAAAACCAGACGAATCATCGAATTAA
- a CDS encoding MBL fold metallo-hydrolase produces MIQFENEHLTVFQSVLYQTTTAIIQTEDAVIMTDPTWLPTEIQAIQQYIDKIIGNRQLLIVFTHSDFDHILAAGAFSDAQVIASKAFVNRKDTERVLEEIAQFDAQYYIERTYPIIYPNVDFIIEKNEQEISIGDVTLTFYLAPGHTDDGLFTVVEPYGILLAGDYLSDVEFLFFTDWEAYYETLHKASQIVEKQAIKTLVPGHGMTTNDNTEIQTRIDESLQYLTNLKEGTNQESYLASRYPFFKGLKEMHEANRALMKK; encoded by the coding sequence ATGATTCAATTTGAAAATGAGCATCTAACTGTTTTTCAAAGTGTACTGTATCAAACAACGACAGCGATTATTCAAACTGAGGATGCTGTAATTATGACCGATCCAACCTGGTTACCAACTGAAATCCAAGCGATTCAGCAATATATCGATAAAATCATCGGGAATCGCCAACTTTTAATTGTTTTTACGCACAGTGATTTTGATCATATATTAGCAGCAGGTGCTTTTTCAGATGCCCAGGTTATTGCATCTAAAGCCTTCGTTAATCGCAAAGACACGGAGCGTGTGTTAGAAGAAATTGCTCAATTTGATGCACAATATTATATCGAACGAACATATCCAATTATTTATCCAAATGTGGATTTTATTATTGAAAAAAATGAGCAGGAAATTTCAATTGGTGATGTGACGTTAACATTTTATTTAGCGCCAGGTCATACGGACGATGGGCTATTTACAGTTGTTGAACCGTATGGAATTTTACTAGCAGGGGATTATTTGTCAGATGTAGAGTTTCTATTTTTTACAGATTGGGAAGCCTATTATGAAACTCTACATAAAGCAAGTCAGATTGTTGAAAAGCAGGCGATTAAAACGCTTGTACCAGGTCATGGGATGACAACGAATGATAACACGGAAATTCAAACGCGTATCGATGAATCACTCCAATATTTAACGAACCTAAAAGAGGGAACAAATCAAGAATCATATTTAGCGAGTCGTTATCCATTCTTCAAGGGATTAAAGGAAATGCATGAAGCCAATAGGGCGTTAATGAAAAAATAA
- a CDS encoding glycine--tRNA ligase → MTEKSMETIVSLAKHRGFVFPGSEIYGGLANTWDYGPLGVELKNNVKKAWWQKFVQESEYNVGLDAAILMNPKTWVASGHVGNFNDPMIDCKACKARHRADKLIEDASLTKTGKEIIVDGMTFDQMKAKMEELEVACPECGKIDFTDIRQFNLMFKTFQGVTESSTNEIFMRPETAQGIFVNFKNVQRSMRKRTPFGIAQVGKSFRNEITPGNFTFRTREFEQMELEFFCKPGEDLEWHAYWKNFCKDWLLNLGMKQDSMRLRDHEEDELSHYSNATTDIEFRFPFGWGELWGVASRTDFDLKRHMEHSGEDFTYIDPITNERYVPYCIEPSLGADRVTLAFLCDAYDEEVLEGDDKRTVLRFHPALAPFKAAVLPLSKKLSEEASDVWADLRKAFPVDYDESQSIGKRYRRQDEIGTPFCITYDFDSKEDGQVTVRHRDSMEQTRMPIADVKAYIEKHLQF, encoded by the coding sequence ATGACAGAAAAATCAATGGAAACTATCGTATCATTAGCAAAACATCGTGGGTTCGTATTCCCAGGTTCTGAAATTTACGGTGGTTTGGCAAACACTTGGGATTACGGTCCACTAGGTGTTGAACTTAAAAACAACGTAAAAAAAGCTTGGTGGCAAAAATTCGTTCAAGAATCTGAATACAATGTCGGTCTTGACGCAGCCATCTTAATGAACCCAAAAACTTGGGTTGCATCAGGTCACGTCGGAAACTTCAATGACCCAATGATTGACTGTAAAGCATGTAAAGCGCGTCACCGTGCAGATAAATTAATCGAAGACGCTTCTTTAACAAAAACAGGTAAAGAAATTATCGTTGATGGTATGACTTTCGACCAAATGAAAGCAAAAATGGAAGAGTTAGAAGTAGCTTGTCCAGAATGCGGTAAAATCGACTTCACAGATATCCGTCAATTCAACTTAATGTTTAAAACATTCCAAGGTGTAACAGAAAGTTCTACAAATGAAATTTTCATGCGTCCTGAAACGGCACAAGGTATTTTCGTAAACTTCAAAAATGTGCAACGTTCAATGCGTAAACGTACACCATTTGGTATCGCGCAAGTAGGTAAATCATTCCGTAACGAAATTACACCAGGTAACTTCACATTCCGTACACGTGAATTCGAACAAATGGAATTAGAATTCTTCTGTAAACCAGGTGAAGACCTTGAGTGGCATGCTTACTGGAAAAACTTCTGTAAAGATTGGTTATTAAACTTAGGTATGAAACAAGATTCAATGCGCCTTCGTGATCATGAAGAAGATGAGTTATCTCACTACTCAAATGCAACAACAGATATCGAATTCCGCTTCCCATTCGGTTGGGGCGAACTTTGGGGCGTTGCATCTCGTACAGACTTCGACTTAAAACGTCATATGGAGCATTCTGGTGAAGATTTCACGTACATTGATCCTATTACAAACGAACGTTATGTACCATACTGTATCGAGCCATCATTAGGTGCTGACCGTGTTACATTAGCATTCTTATGTGACGCTTACGATGAAGAAGTGTTAGAAGGTGACGACAAGCGTACAGTATTACGCTTCCACCCTGCTTTAGCACCATTTAAAGCAGCCGTACTTCCTTTATCTAAAAAATTATCTGAAGAAGCTAGCGATGTATGGGCTGACTTACGTAAGGCCTTCCCAGTAGACTACGATGAGTCTCAATCAATCGGTAAACGTTACCGTCGTCAAGACGAAATTGGTACGCCATTCTGTATCACTTACGACTTCGATTCTAAAGAAGACGGTCAAGTAACAGTACGTCACCGTGATTCAATGGAACAAACGCGTATGCCAATTGCTGATGTAAAAGCATACATTGAAAAACACTTACAATTTTAA
- a CDS encoding helix-turn-helix transcriptional regulator — MSPIELNKRQDAILQIVKENGPITGEHIAERLGLTRATLRPDLAILTMAGFLDARPRVGYFYAGKKSSMAITEAMLNLKVKDFQSIPVVVPDDMTIYDAIIHMFSEDVGTLFVVDKDEFLQGVLSRKDLLRSSIGTQDLNKMPVHIIMTRMPNIAYCQNSDSLIEAAKKLIEREIDSMPVVNEYEHGLQIIGRLTKTSITRAFISLAETHEL; from the coding sequence GTGAGTCCAATCGAACTCAATAAACGTCAAGATGCAATCTTGCAAATTGTGAAAGAAAATGGTCCTATTACGGGCGAACACATCGCTGAACGCCTTGGATTAACGCGTGCTACATTAAGACCAGATTTAGCAATTCTAACAATGGCGGGCTTTCTAGATGCACGACCACGTGTTGGCTATTTTTATGCAGGTAAAAAATCATCAATGGCCATTACAGAAGCTATGCTAAACTTAAAAGTGAAAGATTTTCAATCGATACCAGTTGTTGTTCCAGACGACATGACAATTTATGATGCAATCATCCATATGTTTTCTGAAGATGTCGGAACACTTTTTGTTGTGGACAAAGATGAATTTTTACAAGGGGTTTTATCTCGAAAAGATCTTCTTCGTTCAAGTATTGGTACACAAGATTTAAATAAAATGCCAGTACATATTATTATGACGAGAATGCCAAATATCGCATACTGTCAAAACTCAGATTCATTAATAGAAGCAGCAAAAAAACTAATTGAACGTGAAATTGATTCGATGCCAGTTGTGAATGAATATGAACATGGATTACAAATTATTGGTCGATTAACAAAAACGAGTATTACACGTGCATTCATTTCACTAGCTGAAACACATGAATTATAG
- a CDS encoding pyruvate, water dikinase regulatory protein yields the protein MKKLTIFVVSDSVGETGESAVKAVVSQFRPNFEKVRIRKFTHINSVELLDKIVQIAVSNEATIVFTLVENQMRKAIKQLANEQDVPVVDLLGSMLDLIEHSTDERPLQKPGIVHRLDDDYFKKIEAIEFAVKYDDGQDPRGILLADIVLIGVSRTSKTPLSQYLAHKRYKVANVPLVPEVDMPEELLQIDPKKCFGLVITPEKLNNIRKQRLITLGLTEDAFYAQSIRIEQEISYFYKIVDKIGCQSIDVTNRAVEETAQQILDLLENEQK from the coding sequence TTGAAAAAATTAACGATATTTGTTGTTTCAGATTCTGTTGGTGAAACAGGAGAAAGTGCAGTAAAAGCAGTCGTAAGTCAATTTCGTCCAAATTTCGAAAAAGTACGTATTCGAAAATTTACGCATATTAACAGTGTGGAACTGTTAGATAAAATTGTTCAAATTGCAGTATCGAATGAGGCAACCATCGTATTTACACTAGTTGAAAATCAAATGCGAAAAGCAATCAAACAATTGGCAAATGAACAAGATGTGCCAGTTGTTGATTTACTTGGTTCGATGCTGGATTTAATCGAGCATTCAACAGATGAAAGACCATTACAAAAACCAGGAATTGTTCATCGATTAGATGACGATTACTTTAAAAAAATTGAAGCGATTGAATTTGCGGTCAAATACGATGATGGGCAAGATCCACGGGGGATTTTATTGGCGGATATTGTATTAATTGGTGTATCAAGAACGTCGAAAACACCATTATCTCAATACTTAGCTCATAAAAGGTATAAGGTAGCTAATGTTCCGCTTGTACCAGAAGTGGATATGCCAGAAGAATTATTGCAAATTGATCCGAAAAAATGCTTCGGTTTAGTCATTACACCTGAAAAGTTGAATAATATCCGAAAACAACGATTGATTACGCTTGGTTTAACGGAAGATGCATTTTACGCACAATCCATAAGAATTGAGCAAGAAATTAGCTATTTTTATAAAATTGTTGATAAAATAGGATGTCAATCTATTGATGTGACAAATCGAGCAGTTGAAGAAACGGCTCAACAAATTTTAGATTTGTTAGAAAATGAACAGAAATAG
- the dnaG gene encoding DNA primase, translated as MAGKIPEHVIEQIRSQSDIVDVISDYMQLTKRGRNYFGLCPFHGEQTPSFSVSQDKQIFHCFGCGAGGNSITFVMDIEHIAFPDALVKLGQRAGIPLELDIQSEQSDTANPFSKKEEQMRQAHTFAVEFYHHILMNTEDGEPALNYLLERGFTREQIETHQIGWALPNWDTLSILLERKGYDLSEMAESGLIIQKESDGSHFDRFRGRIMFPIRDENGKTIAFSGRILNSDGEEAKYLNSPETPIFHKSQVLYNLDKARAAIRKSRQVVLMEGFIDVLSANRAGVYNAVATMGTSLTTQHITKLKRLVQQVTICYDGDNAGFEAAKRAAKMLHDEQLKVEVAVLPDKLDPDEYIQTHGQEAFTNQIIEKPHAYIAFMMMHAKRGKNFQFENDTLQYIQEVLETLKNNTSPTERDLYIRQLANETNISQEAISTELRKIVADGAKEQKRNQNALRQPIELVQTTRPKTATDRAESLLLSHMLHDVNIVNKVLREGINKPFIHEEYLAVFVRLIGFYEEYEMADFHRFVEELNDNELRKIVMEAAYIDRDPENGDAEVIDCMKHIEKRRVKMQIEQLIHDQKEAEKMHEHRRALEIAQQIIQLTRSLKGI; from the coding sequence ATGGCTGGGAAAATACCTGAACATGTGATTGAGCAGATTCGTTCGCAGTCTGATATAGTCGATGTTATTAGCGATTATATGCAGTTAACGAAAAGAGGGCGCAACTATTTTGGATTATGTCCATTTCATGGTGAGCAAACACCCTCTTTTTCCGTGTCACAAGATAAACAGATTTTCCATTGCTTTGGCTGTGGTGCAGGCGGGAATTCGATAACATTCGTTATGGATATCGAACATATTGCATTTCCAGATGCACTTGTAAAGTTAGGGCAACGAGCAGGTATTCCTCTCGAATTGGACATACAGTCTGAACAATCAGATACGGCGAATCCTTTTTCAAAAAAAGAAGAACAAATGCGACAGGCACATACTTTTGCTGTAGAATTTTATCATCATATATTAATGAATACAGAAGATGGCGAGCCGGCATTAAATTATTTGCTTGAAAGAGGATTTACGCGTGAACAAATAGAAACTCATCAAATAGGATGGGCGTTACCAAATTGGGACACGCTTTCGATTCTTCTAGAACGAAAAGGGTACGATTTATCGGAAATGGCTGAAAGTGGGCTAATTATCCAAAAAGAAAGCGATGGTTCTCATTTTGACCGATTCAGAGGACGTATTATGTTCCCGATTCGTGATGAGAATGGTAAGACAATTGCGTTTTCAGGGAGGATTTTAAATTCTGATGGCGAAGAAGCCAAGTATTTAAATAGTCCAGAAACGCCAATTTTTCATAAAAGTCAAGTGCTCTATAATTTAGATAAAGCGCGTGCGGCTATTCGGAAATCTAGGCAAGTGGTATTAATGGAAGGATTCATCGATGTTTTATCTGCAAATCGAGCCGGCGTTTATAATGCTGTTGCAACGATGGGCACGTCTCTAACAACTCAGCATATTACAAAGCTCAAACGCTTAGTTCAGCAAGTTACGATTTGCTACGATGGTGATAATGCTGGTTTTGAGGCTGCTAAACGTGCTGCAAAAATGCTCCATGACGAGCAGTTAAAAGTTGAAGTCGCCGTTTTACCAGATAAACTTGACCCGGATGAATATATTCAAACGCATGGTCAAGAAGCTTTTACAAATCAAATAATCGAAAAACCACACGCTTATATCGCATTTATGATGATGCATGCGAAGCGTGGTAAAAATTTTCAGTTTGAAAATGATACATTACAATACATTCAAGAAGTTCTAGAAACATTAAAAAACAACACTTCTCCTACTGAAAGAGATTTATATATTCGTCAGTTAGCAAACGAAACGAATATTTCTCAAGAAGCGATTAGTACAGAGTTAAGAAAAATTGTTGCGGATGGTGCAAAAGAACAAAAACGTAATCAAAATGCGTTGAGGCAGCCGATTGAACTTGTTCAAACGACGCGACCTAAAACAGCTACTGATCGTGCAGAAAGTTTGTTACTCTCTCACATGTTACATGATGTGAATATTGTTAATAAAGTGTTGAGAGAGGGAATTAATAAGCCTTTTATTCATGAAGAGTATTTAGCTGTATTTGTACGTTTAATTGGTTTTTATGAAGAGTATGAAATGGCAGATTTTCACCGATTCGTTGAGGAACTCAATGATAATGAATTACGAAAAATCGTTATGGAAGCGGCTTATATTGATCGTGATCCAGAAAACGGTGATGCCGAAGTGATTGATTGTATGAAACATATCGAAAAAAGACGTGTGAAAATGCAAATTGAGCAATTAATACATGATCAAAAAGAAGCGGAAAAGATGCACGAACATAGACGAGCACTTGAAATTGCCCAACAAATTATCCAGTTAACAAGATCATTAAAGGGCATATAA
- the rpoD gene encoding RNA polymerase sigma factor RpoD produces the protein MADKSKHSKDTVVNGVSLEQVKKQILAKAKQIGEMSMKEISDTLSFFELENEEIFNFADEIEKQDVTVEGKEEFEEESLTKQESSEEAFDLNDLSVPPGVKINDPVRMYLKEIGRVDLLSAEEEVRLAERIEQGDEEARKRLAEANLRLVVSIAKRYVGRGMLFLDLIQEGNMGLIKAVEKFDYRKGFKFSTYATWWIRQAITRAIADQARTIRIPVHMVETINKLIRVQRQLLQDLGREPSPEEIGEEMDLTPEKVREILKIAQEPVSLETPIGEEDDSHLGDFIEDSEAQSPSDHAAYELLKEQLEDVLDTLTDREENVLRLRFGLDDGRTRTLEEVGKVFGVTRERIRQIEAKALRKLRHPSRSKRLKDFLE, from the coding sequence ATGGCGGACAAGTCAAAACATTCAAAAGATACAGTGGTAAACGGCGTTTCATTAGAACAAGTAAAAAAACAAATTTTAGCAAAAGCAAAGCAAATTGGCGAAATGTCAATGAAGGAAATTTCAGATACATTGTCATTTTTTGAATTAGAAAATGAAGAAATTTTCAACTTTGCTGACGAAATTGAAAAACAAGATGTAACAGTTGAAGGAAAAGAAGAATTTGAAGAAGAATCATTAACGAAGCAAGAATCTAGTGAAGAAGCTTTTGATTTAAATGATTTAAGTGTTCCTCCAGGTGTTAAAATTAACGACCCAGTTCGTATGTATTTAAAAGAAATCGGCCGAGTTGATTTACTTTCTGCAGAAGAAGAAGTACGTTTAGCAGAACGCATTGAGCAGGGCGACGAAGAAGCACGTAAACGTTTAGCAGAGGCAAACTTACGTCTTGTAGTATCGATTGCAAAACGTTATGTAGGTCGTGGTATGTTGTTCTTAGATCTTATTCAAGAAGGGAATATGGGGCTTATTAAAGCGGTTGAAAAATTCGATTACCGTAAAGGTTTCAAATTCTCAACTTATGCTACGTGGTGGATTCGTCAAGCAATCACACGTGCAATTGCTGACCAAGCACGTACAATCCGTATTCCAGTACACATGGTTGAAACAATTAACAAGCTGATCCGTGTACAACGTCAATTACTTCAAGATTTAGGTCGCGAGCCATCTCCAGAAGAAATTGGTGAAGAAATGGATTTAACTCCAGAAAAAGTTCGTGAAATTTTAAAAATTGCTCAAGAACCAGTATCGTTAGAAACGCCAATTGGTGAAGAAGATGATTCACACTTAGGAGACTTCATTGAAGACTCAGAAGCACAATCTCCTTCTGATCATGCAGCATACGAGCTATTAAAAGAGCAACTTGAAGATGTGCTTGACACATTAACAGACCGTGAAGAAAACGTATTACGCTTACGTTTCGGTTTAGATGATGGTCGTACACGTACGTTAGAAGAAGTAGGGAAAGTTTTCGGCGTTACACGTGAACGTATTCGTCAAATCGAGGCAAAAGCATTACGTAAATTACGTCACCCATCTCGTTCAAAACGATTAAAAGATTTCTTAGAATAA